The Solanum pennellii chromosome 11, SPENNV200 genome contains a region encoding:
- the LOC107002903 gene encoding NAC domain-containing protein 2-like: MVELQFPAGFRFHPTDEELVMHYLCRKCDSQPIAVPIIAEIDLYKYNPWDLPDLALYGEKEWYFFSPRDRKYPNGSRPNRAAGNGYWKATGADKPIGRPKSMGIKKALVFYAGKAPKGEKTNWIMHEYRLAHVDRSARNKNNSLRLDDWVLCRIYNKKGTIEKNQLNIRKMNGEMSPAVSEGDVKPEIVPISVSTNPSSTSYHVYNDFTYFNSPDSLTKLHADSSCSEHVPSPEFTYEKEVQSEPKPKPSEWEKTALDFPFNYTDATTSELQNCYEMSPLQDIFMYLQKPF, encoded by the exons aTGGTGGAATTGCAATTTCCTGCTGGATTTCGATTCCATCCAACTGATGAAGAGCTTGTGATGCATTATTTATGTCGAAAATGCGACTCACAGCCAATTGCTGTTCCGATTATAGCTGAAATTGATCTCTACAAGTACAATCCATGGGATCTACCTg aTTTGGCTTTGTATGGTGAGAAAGAGTGGTATTTCTTTTCGCCGAGAGATCGGAAGTATCCGAACGGTTCACGGCCGAATCGAGCTGCGGGGAATGGATATTGGAAGGCGACGGGTGCGGATAAGCCGATTGGTCGTCCAAAGTCGATGGGAATTAAGAAAGCTTTGGTGTTTTACGCAGGAAAAGCTCCGAAGGGAGAAAAAACTAATTGGATTATGCACGAATATCGACTTGCTCATGTTGATCGATCTGCCCGTAACAAAAACAACAGCTTAAGA ctcGATGATTGGGTTTTATGTCGAATCTACAATAAGAAAGGTACAATTGAGAAGAATCAACTGAATATCCGAAAAATGAACGGTGAAATGTCGCCGGCGGTGAGTGAAGGTGATGTAAAGCCGGAGATCGTGCCGATTTCAGTTTCAACAAACCCATCTTCGACGTCTTATCACGTTTACAATGACTTCACGTACTTTAATTCACCGGATTCTCTGACGAAACTTCACGCCGATTCCAGCTGCTCGGAGCACGTACCTTCGCCGGAGTTCACATATGAGAAGGAAGTTCAGAGTGAGCCGAAGCCGAAACCGAGTGAGTGGGAAAAAACTGCCCTTGATTTTCCATTTAATTACACAGATGCCACTACTTCTGAGTTGCAGAATTGTTATGAGATGTCACCGCTACAAGATATATTCATGTATCTGCAAAAGCCGTTTTAA